A window of Exiguobacterium sp. FSL W8-0210 contains these coding sequences:
- a CDS encoding NUMOD4 domain-containing protein, with protein sequence MQEQWKAVIGYVGIYEVSSFGRVRSLDRTIVTCRGVQQRRKGVLLRPRLNREGYRKVTLYQSGRGERMQVGLLVAKAFLTTDVTEAQLVRRNGKRADDQLSNLEVLPSIDQQYNELLGEFDLLLGQHVTLSPFQIRTIRAQYEKGKTIRQLAEQYQVTENRIRNIIDKKEARYIG encoded by the coding sequence ATGCAAGAACAATGGAAAGCCGTCATCGGCTATGTAGGTATATATGAAGTCTCATCGTTTGGTCGCGTAAGATCGCTCGACCGAACGATCGTAACGTGTCGCGGTGTCCAGCAACGCCGAAAAGGTGTCTTGCTCCGTCCACGGCTCAATCGGGAAGGGTACCGGAAAGTCACGCTCTATCAAAGTGGTCGAGGAGAGCGGATGCAAGTCGGATTGCTTGTCGCAAAAGCCTTTCTGACGACAGACGTCACGGAAGCACAACTCGTCCGGCGCAACGGCAAACGGGCTGACGATCAGTTGTCGAACTTAGAGGTTCTGCCTTCAATCGATCAGCAGTATAACGAACTGCTTGGTGAGTTCGATCTCTTGTTAGGTCAACATGTGACGCTGTCGCCATTTCAGATTCGAACGATTCGCGCGCAGTACGAAAAAGGGAAAACGATTCGTCAATTGGCAGAGCAGTATCAGGTGACGGAAAACCGAATCCGCAACATCATCGATAAAAAGGAAGCACGTTATATCGGCTGA
- a CDS encoding methyl-accepting chemotaxis protein, with protein MLTKKRLLAQQLNGWLIPIVAIGLIMISGLSVYASYQQSVTATEERLMRELTMFDANVRATFLAYPEDATDRSRAIKRLQQQQRTDLSRDDYTVRFQSLNTSDAFRPLTLEPAKRKQLLQHLKNARTYAFSYQDQFLVAMTIPELDDVILLTTDRDKLIAPARDLAWTLVWVSVVTLVSISLLIRWRIQRQLAPLSKLALQIEEAHAKRSYRPLTLKTTTFELQQLTFQYNQLMQQINDLTTEMQQASQELESVQPHFSSRLSAMDQSVQAVDEVAGSLLAQSTQMDQTIVASTRLTVQGHDALSEMQTTLLNSQHAVTRFQQTVQTNHTTLGTLQQESHLLKEQSATTEQILQQTSHLQQQMETSISHIQRVAEETRRLSLNALIEATRAGEAGRGFTVVAKEVEKLAIDIRTSTDHIRQVNQMWTAGLDQVEQALSQMTERFLSTSQQLETATEHLKQMLTEATTIETTLGTVEHQRQIVADVQSNMQEHLQSVQQLMSELSSYSQVLGEQMQHHVTQQTELKTHSAVLESRISSLQQTVRAGEQSS; from the coding sequence ATGCTTACGAAAAAACGATTATTAGCACAGCAACTAAATGGATGGTTGATTCCGATCGTCGCCATCGGATTGATCATGATCAGTGGTCTAAGCGTTTACGCATCGTATCAACAATCCGTCACAGCAACTGAGGAACGGCTGATGCGTGAGTTAACGATGTTCGACGCGAACGTCCGGGCAACGTTTCTCGCGTATCCGGAGGACGCAACTGACCGCTCGCGTGCCATCAAACGATTGCAACAGCAACAGCGAACCGACTTATCACGTGACGACTACACGGTTCGCTTTCAAAGCCTGAACACGAGTGATGCGTTCCGACCGTTGACACTCGAACCAGCAAAACGAAAACAACTACTACAGCACTTAAAGAATGCACGTACATATGCATTTTCGTATCAAGACCAATTTCTTGTCGCGATGACGATTCCAGAACTCGATGACGTCATCTTACTGACGACCGACCGTGATAAATTAATCGCCCCTGCTCGAGATTTAGCTTGGACACTCGTCTGGGTGAGCGTAGTCACACTTGTCAGCATCAGCCTGTTGATTCGCTGGCGGATTCAACGCCAACTGGCACCGTTATCGAAACTCGCCTTACAGATTGAAGAAGCGCATGCGAAGCGCTCGTATCGTCCATTAACGCTCAAGACGACGACCTTTGAGTTACAACAGCTGACGTTTCAATACAATCAGTTGATGCAACAAATTAATGACTTAACGACGGAGATGCAACAAGCCAGTCAGGAGCTTGAATCCGTCCAGCCCCACTTCTCTTCGCGCTTATCCGCAATGGATCAATCAGTCCAAGCCGTCGATGAAGTTGCCGGTTCCTTACTTGCGCAATCGACACAGATGGATCAGACGATTGTCGCTTCGACACGTTTGACTGTCCAAGGACACGATGCGTTAAGCGAGATGCAAACGACACTTCTGAACAGTCAACATGCCGTAACCCGTTTTCAACAGACTGTTCAGACGAATCACACGACACTTGGGACATTACAACAAGAAAGCCACTTGCTGAAAGAACAATCCGCGACGACAGAGCAAATCTTGCAACAGACCTCACATCTACAGCAGCAGATGGAGACCTCGATTTCCCACATCCAGCGTGTCGCTGAAGAGACGCGCCGCTTGTCGCTGAACGCGCTGATTGAGGCAACCCGTGCCGGAGAAGCTGGTCGCGGCTTCACGGTCGTCGCTAAGGAGGTCGAAAAACTAGCGATCGATATTAGGACGAGTACGGACCATATTCGGCAGGTCAATCAGATGTGGACGGCGGGGCTCGATCAAGTCGAACAAGCACTCTCGCAAATGACGGAACGTTTTCTTTCGACGTCGCAACAGCTCGAGACGGCAACGGAGCATTTAAAACAGATGCTGACCGAAGCGACGACGATTGAGACGACACTGGGTACCGTGGAACACCAACGCCAGATCGTCGCAGATGTTCAGTCGAACATGCAGGAACATCTACAGTCGGTTCAGCAGTTGATGTCAGAACTCTCGTCTTACAGCCAGGTGCTCGGGGAACAGATGCAACACCACGTCACCCAGCAGACGGAACTGAAGACACATAGTGCGGTACTCGAGTCGCGGATCAGTTCATTACAACAGACCGTTCGTGCCGGCGAACAATCGTCTTAA
- a CDS encoding GGDEF domain-containing protein, translating to MLTLLNSLLLNFSLLIATLLFAFLPLRRIERISPNSSLQVRLAIGCIAGVIGALLIFNSISYDVAKIDLRLVALVTAYFYGGLVSGSITMLFIIGARFAVTPAGEYQGLILTTLICVALLVTATIYRRFAAQRMKDYLVLLGTGIAYSLPALYLLTNTFERFLEIALVYIIVIMIGGYVTYRFLQELRKHFLFVHTQQELALTDGLTQLGNRRKLDETLAEYAQNGTVFSVLILDLDHFKSINDTYGHEGGDVVLRQLSHLLQSYCPEQGVVGRYGGEEFVLLLPDVPLRQAERLGERACADQHFVYKEHPVFHVTLSLGVASSDQASTVFETVQKADLALYEAKQTGRNRVVCYRDPLL from the coding sequence GTGCTTACGTTGCTTAATTCATTGTTGTTGAACTTCTCACTGTTGATTGCGACATTGCTGTTTGCGTTTTTACCGCTAAGACGGATCGAGCGCATCTCGCCTAACTCTTCCTTACAAGTCCGACTCGCGATCGGTTGTATCGCCGGTGTGATTGGTGCACTGTTGATTTTCAACAGTATCTCCTATGACGTTGCAAAGATTGATTTGCGTCTTGTTGCACTCGTCACAGCGTACTTTTATGGGGGATTAGTTAGCGGGAGCATCACGATGCTGTTCATTATCGGTGCTCGATTCGCGGTGACACCAGCTGGCGAATACCAAGGACTGATTCTGACGACCTTGATCTGTGTCGCGTTACTCGTGACGGCGACGATTTATCGCCGGTTTGCTGCTCAGCGAATGAAGGATTATCTCGTGTTGCTTGGAACAGGTATCGCATACAGCTTACCGGCGCTATATTTATTGACGAACACGTTCGAGCGGTTTTTAGAGATTGCGCTCGTCTATATCATCGTCATCATGATTGGTGGTTACGTCACCTATCGTTTCCTACAAGAACTAAGGAAGCATTTTTTGTTCGTGCATACGCAACAAGAACTGGCTTTAACGGATGGACTGACACAACTGGGAAACCGCCGAAAACTGGATGAGACGTTAGCCGAGTACGCTCAGAACGGAACGGTCTTTTCCGTCCTCATTCTTGATCTCGATCATTTTAAATCAATCAACGATACATACGGTCATGAAGGGGGCGACGTCGTCTTACGGCAACTCAGTCATCTCTTGCAATCGTATTGTCCAGAACAGGGCGTCGTCGGTCGGTACGGTGGTGAAGAGTTTGTCTTACTGTTGCCGGACGTACCACTCCGACAAGCGGAACGACTGGGGGAACGGGCCTGCGCTGATCAACACTTCGTCTATAAGGAGCATCCTGTGTTTCATGTCACGTTATCGCTAGGGGTTGCCTCTTCTGATCAAGCATCGACCGTATTTGAGACCGTCCAAAAGGCAGATTTAGCGTTATATGAAGCCAAACAAACCGGACGAAATCGCGTCGTCTGTTATCGAGACCCTTTGCTGTAA
- a CDS encoding NUDIX hydrolase, whose translation MTAIVPAVKGIIIHEQRLLIVRRAAADFGGGTWECPGGKIDFGELPVDSLIREIKEETQLTVTPKHLLYASSFLTHPNRQIILLMYVCATNQTDVQLSAEHDAYLWADETTIRELIAPNILADFERHDVFSLLHH comes from the coding sequence ATGACAGCAATCGTTCCTGCCGTCAAAGGCATCATCATTCACGAGCAACGTCTCCTGATCGTCCGCCGGGCTGCTGCTGACTTCGGTGGCGGGACATGGGAATGTCCGGGTGGCAAGATCGACTTCGGTGAATTGCCAGTCGACAGTCTCATTCGCGAGATTAAAGAAGAGACACAATTGACCGTTACGCCGAAGCATCTGCTCTATGCCTCGAGCTTCCTGACGCATCCCAATCGGCAAATCATTCTCTTGATGTACGTCTGCGCGACGAATCAAACAGACGTTCAATTATCGGCAGAACACGACGCCTATCTCTGGGCGGACGAAACAACGATCCGTGAGTTGATTGCGCCGAATATTCTCGCTGATTTTGAACGCCATGATGTATTTTCGTTACTGCATCACTAA
- a CDS encoding Type 1 glutamine amidotransferase-like domain-containing protein: MRTHLFLFGGGPPFTPNLRTRFATLTNGGPVAILYVPRTGKDWTSYASIYTKPLEEDGISSFVHLPLSDATTDEQLAQLQQCQGIIISGGETELYQQYLVATPIGDIIQSRFADGVPVAGFSAGALVSPERCVIPAIDQRDNQRLRLPGLALLKDAVICVHYETWGEAAHLVQSFAEESTDRAFGLADESGIYLRDQHLVETEGIDPVILSRSPVK, encoded by the coding sequence ATGCGTACTCATTTATTCTTATTCGGAGGCGGTCCTCCTTTTACACCGAACTTACGAACACGATTTGCTACATTAACGAATGGTGGACCGGTCGCGATTCTATACGTTCCGCGGACCGGTAAGGACTGGACGAGCTACGCCTCGATCTATACGAAGCCGTTAGAGGAAGATGGCATCTCGTCGTTCGTCCATCTGCCACTGTCTGACGCAACAACGGACGAACAACTTGCACAACTACAGCAGTGTCAGGGCATCATCATCTCCGGTGGCGAGACCGAATTGTATCAGCAATACTTGGTCGCTACACCGATCGGTGACATCATTCAGTCGCGTTTCGCAGATGGTGTTCCGGTCGCCGGCTTTTCAGCCGGTGCCCTCGTTTCGCCTGAACGGTGTGTGATTCCGGCGATCGACCAACGCGACAATCAACGTCTTCGCTTGCCTGGTCTTGCCTTACTGAAAGACGCAGTCATTTGTGTCCATTACGAGACGTGGGGCGAAGCTGCCCATCTCGTGCAATCCTTTGCGGAAGAAAGCACAGACCGTGCCTTCGGACTAGCTGACGAGAGTGGGATCTATCTACGCGATCAGCACCTCGTCGAAACAGAAGGAATCGATCCCGTCATATTGTCGCGGAGTCCCGTCAAATGA
- a CDS encoding ABC transporter permease — translation MIETFLKQRIRRRHAEQRRFFREIFDWTILLYLVVPVVLFIIYEAVQILSGQADWVQTVPVAWILLGWILYGFLPAFYAWFEPADRLFFKPVPGAIVRMKWYSVRYHFVRIFLMTAGLHLLCFPLHSIRFDQSSITVLLISLVLSLLQPFFSFWTYRLSGQRFLRKWSGLLVLATGRITLLLLLWLQPHPVLFVVALCVLLFGSLHVQHWSRREDGLTEDILLSTKRQSSLSATVLELNGALPKPSHRKRPFFHLRLFKQTHQQLPLITYLRDPSKRRFLLQLFAAMNYGLLVLPWIGRGLVIAFVLFVLFQERKQHHTWFRRQSFYQHISN, via the coding sequence ATGATTGAAACCTTTTTGAAGCAACGGATCCGTCGACGGCATGCGGAACAACGTCGCTTCTTCCGAGAAATCTTCGACTGGACGATTTTGCTGTATCTTGTCGTTCCAGTCGTTCTATTCATCATCTATGAAGCGGTGCAGATTTTAAGTGGTCAAGCGGACTGGGTTCAAACAGTTCCGGTCGCTTGGATTTTACTCGGATGGATTCTGTATGGATTCCTGCCCGCCTTTTACGCCTGGTTCGAACCGGCAGATCGCCTCTTCTTCAAACCGGTTCCTGGAGCGATCGTTCGAATGAAGTGGTATTCCGTTCGGTATCACTTCGTGAGGATTTTTCTAATGACTGCCGGATTACATCTACTCTGTTTTCCGCTACATAGCATCCGGTTTGACCAATCTAGTATCACAGTACTGCTGATTAGTCTCGTGCTCTCTTTGCTCCAACCGTTCTTTAGCTTTTGGACATATCGGTTATCTGGGCAACGGTTCTTGCGGAAATGGAGCGGTCTTCTCGTCCTGGCAACCGGACGCATCACTCTGTTACTCCTGCTTTGGCTTCAACCGCACCCTGTCCTCTTCGTCGTCGCACTGTGTGTGTTGCTGTTCGGATCCCTTCATGTCCAGCACTGGTCGCGGCGAGAGGACGGATTAACGGAGGATATCCTGTTGTCGACGAAACGACAGTCGAGTTTATCGGCGACCGTCCTTGAATTGAACGGTGCCTTACCGAAGCCGTCTCACCGAAAGCGTCCGTTCTTTCATCTGCGATTATTCAAGCAGACGCACCAGCAACTCCCGCTGATCACGTATCTGCGGGATCCGAGTAAACGTCGTTTCTTACTCCAGCTGTTTGCTGCGATGAACTACGGTCTTCTCGTTTTACCATGGATCGGACGCGGTCTCGTTATCGCCTTCGTTCTGTTTGTTCTCTTTCAAGAACGGAAACAACATCACACGTGGTTCCGCAGACAATCATTCTACCAGCACATTTCCAATTGA
- a CDS encoding ABC transporter ATP-binding protein has protein sequence MHVSIHQAGYDVGQPVLQEIAFALQPGSITGLIGTNGAGKSTTIQAMFGTLPWVEGEIDLPASLAYIPEQPTYYEYLTLAEHLELVASLHETDHAYTERLLKTFELHAVTGDYVSSFSKGMKQKVMLVCALMQRADCLIIDEPFVGLDAVATIRLLHLLEAERTRGVAILLVTHVLDSAERLCDDFVWIDQGRIKHQGTLAQIGEASGQPGARLFDIMEAMVLEHD, from the coding sequence ATGCATGTATCCATTCACCAAGCTGGTTATGACGTCGGTCAGCCCGTCTTACAAGAGATCGCGTTTGCTTTACAGCCTGGATCCATCACCGGTTTGATCGGTACGAACGGTGCAGGAAAAAGTACGACGATTCAAGCCATGTTCGGTACGCTGCCATGGGTCGAAGGAGAGATCGATTTACCGGCCTCACTCGCCTATATTCCGGAACAGCCGACCTATTACGAATATTTGACGCTCGCCGAGCACCTTGAGCTGGTCGCCTCACTTCACGAGACAGATCACGCCTACACGGAACGACTCTTAAAGACATTCGAACTGCATGCTGTCACAGGTGACTATGTATCCTCTTTCTCTAAAGGAATGAAACAGAAGGTGATGCTCGTCTGTGCCTTGATGCAACGCGCGGACTGCTTGATCATCGATGAACCGTTCGTTGGTCTCGACGCGGTCGCGACGATTCGGTTGTTACACTTACTCGAAGCAGAACGAACGCGTGGTGTGGCGATTCTGCTCGTCACCCATGTCCTCGATTCCGCGGAACGTCTGTGTGACGATTTCGTCTGGATTGATCAGGGACGCATTAAACATCAAGGAACACTCGCTCAGATTGGTGAAGCCTCCGGTCAGCCAGGCGCTCGCTTGTTCGACATAATGGAAGCGATGGTGCTCGAGCATGATTGA